One segment of Fusobacterium russii ATCC 25533 DNA contains the following:
- a CDS encoding transposase has protein sequence FKKYFEYIENSLSFSYSNGRIEGVVRKIKVLKSIAYGYKSFLNFKKRILICANL, from the coding sequence TTTAAGAAATATTTTGAATACATTGAAAACTCTCTTTCTTTTTCATATTCAAATGGAAGAATTGAAGGGGTAGTAAGAAAAATAAAAGTATTAAAAAGTATTGCATATGGTTATAAAAGTTTTCTGAATTTTAAAAAAAGAATATTAATATGCGCTAATCTTTAA
- a CDS encoding acyltransferase family protein: MKNRLNIKGIDYVKAYSIIVALLNHSNPNNALYKMVSIPIFMIITGHNYMFSFKSKNSTISLGGLWDKNDILKKLKRVVIACLYIALFEIFVILVNNDFIELRSFKNILFIFLKGGTGPGSYYPPTLIQIILFYFPILLFFNIYIIKIYKNKYRAILSFIIVFIVEFLYEIIINYSVKVFGENIIEHIFRIVAMRQVVFLQMGIIFYFYREQILKNYLKLIPFYIISFIYGYLVCHKNYIFYPYYYWSTLSTPLVFLGLVIIIISLKLFNNIKENSLDKVIVIIGKSSYHIFLIQMAYYRIFRKNIFNNRYDSVVDILICVSIGILYYYIEPQVTKNLNFLVKKLTKKFANKNFVSNGVDKKIK, from the coding sequence ATGAAGAATAGATTGAACATAAAGGGGATAGACTATGTAAAGGCATATTCAATAATAGTTGCATTATTAAATCATTCCAATCCCAATAATGCTTTATATAAAATGGTGAGCATTCCAATTTTTATGATAATAACAGGTCACAATTATATGTTCTCTTTTAAAAGTAAAAATTCTACAATTTCTTTAGGTGGGTTATGGGATAAAAATGATATATTAAAAAAATTGAAAAGAGTTGTGATAGCTTGTTTATATATAGCTTTATTTGAAATATTTGTTATTTTGGTAAATAATGATTTTATAGAACTTAGAAGTTTTAAAAATATATTATTTATTTTCTTAAAAGGAGGAACAGGTCCAGGGAGTTATTATCCTCCAACTCTTATTCAAATTATATTATTTTATTTTCCTATACTTTTATTTTTTAATATATATATAATAAAAATATATAAAAACAAATATAGAGCAATACTTTCTTTTATTATAGTATTTATAGTTGAATTTTTATATGAAATAATTATTAATTATTCAGTTAAAGTTTTTGGAGAAAACATTATAGAACATATTTTTAGGATAGTTGCAATGAGACAGGTAGTTTTTTTGCAAATGGGTATAATATTTTATTTTTACAGGGAGCAAATATTAAAAAATTACTTAAAATTAATACCATTTTATATAATAAGTTTTATTTATGGATATTTAGTTTGCCATAAGAATTATATTTTTTATCCATATTATTACTGGAGTACATTATCAACACCACTAGTATTTTTAGGGTTAGTTATTATTATTATTTCATTGAAATTATTTAATAATATCAAAGAAAATTCATTAGATAAAGTAATTGTAATAATAGGTAAAAGTTCTTATCATATATTTTTAATTCAAATGGCTTATTATAGAATATTTAGAAAAAACATCTTTAATAATAGATATGATAGTGTTGTGGACATACTTATTTGTGTAAGTATTGGAATATTATATTATTATATTGAACCTCAAGTCACTAAAAATTTGAATTTTTTAGTAAAAAAATTAACTAAGAAATTTGCAAATAAAAATTTTGTATCAAATGGTGTTGATAAAAAAATCAAATAA
- a CDS encoding cytidylyltransferase domain-containing protein yields MKKIAIIPARVGSKGLLNKNILMLGDKPLIAYTVEAALKSKEFERVIVSTDSLEYKYIAEKFGAEVLIRNKELASDTASSFVVIEDVLKKVENIDYFILLQVTSPFRNSIHIKESIDLFEKNYRKYDFLVSMQKSDKPSFLIREIGEERSLKEYNINFSNYNRQKYEEYYPNGAIFIGKIKEYLLQKHFLGSKSLAYFMSKEDSIDIDDALDFEFALNILKKKNKKKSLTEIKKRILEKEKLFKEEKDITLIGGSIFDDWEIDHLNTETVNNLGIKNITIEKYRKYIFDELRIKYISKKVIIMVDISNIINKLPNNKILDNLERIIYSILKINENSKIYFIETPSVAFRMDIKKEEIFKLNEYLKSNLNKVVKYIELNKELVDNFKNLSLDYTYDGFHLNKEGYKKMKKIIEKEIFL; encoded by the coding sequence ATGAAAAAAATTGCTATAATACCAGCAAGGGTCGGTTCTAAAGGGTTATTAAATAAAAATATATTAATGTTAGGTGACAAACCATTGATAGCATATACAGTAGAGGCTGCTCTTAAAAGTAAAGAATTTGAAAGGGTTATAGTTTCTACAGATTCATTGGAGTATAAATATATAGCAGAAAAATTTGGAGCAGAAGTTTTAATAAGAAATAAAGAATTAGCAAGTGATACAGCTAGTAGTTTTGTTGTAATAGAAGATGTGCTAAAAAAAGTAGAAAATATAGATTATTTTATTTTATTACAAGTGACTTCGCCATTTAGAAATAGTATTCATATAAAAGAAAGTATAGATTTATTTGAAAAAAATTATAGAAAATATGACTTTTTAGTTTCTATGCAAAAGAGTGATAAACCTAGTTTTTTGATAAGAGAAATAGGAGAGGAGAGAAGCCTAAAAGAATATAATATAAATTTTAGTAATTATAATAGGCAAAAATATGAAGAGTATTATCCAAATGGGGCTATTTTTATTGGAAAAATAAAAGAATATTTATTACAAAAACATTTTTTAGGAAGTAAATCATTAGCATATTTTATGAGTAAGGAAGATTCAATAGATATTGATGATGCATTAGATTTTGAATTTGCTTTAAATATTTTAAAAAAGAAAAATAAAAAGAAAAGTTTAACAGAAATTAAAAAAAGAATTTTAGAGAAAGAGAAACTCTTCAAAGAGGAAAAAGATATAACTTTAATAGGAGGTTCAATTTTTGATGACTGGGAGATAGATCACCTAAATACTGAAACTGTAAATAATCTAGGAATTAAGAATATAACTATAGAAAAATATAGGAAATATATTTTTGATGAATTAAGAATAAAATATATATCTAAAAAGGTAATTATAATGGTGGATATAAGTAATATAATAAATAAATTACCAAATAATAAAATTTTAGATAACTTAGAAAGAATAATTTATAGTATATTAAAAATAAATGAAAATTCCAAAATATATTTTATAGAAACTCCTTCAGTGGCTTTTAGGATGGATATAAAAAAGGAAGAAATTTTTAAGTTAAATGAATATTTGAAAAGTAATTTAAATAAAGTAGTAAAGTATATTGAATTAAATAAAGAACTGGTAGATAATTTCAAAAATTTAAGCTTAGACTATACATATGATGGATTTCACCTAAACAAAGAGGGATATAAAAAAATGAAAAAAATTATAGAAAAGGAAATATTTTTATGA
- the neuC gene encoding UDP-N-acetylglucosamine 2-epimerase, translating to MKKICVATGTRAEYGLLKELIKKINEDEEVELQLIVTGMHLSPEFGLTYKEIEKDNFFINDKIEILISSDTDVGISKSIGLALISFSEAYSRLKPDILIILGDRYEILAAAIAGYIAKIPIAHLCGGDITEGAYDDAFRHSITKMAYLHFPTTMLAKKRIEQLGENPKKVFYCGYLGNDELNKLKYKDKRELEKRINFSLENYMLIVYHATTLEKENPTEFFESVMLYLIENFKEYNFVIIKGNSDTYGRSINQKIDILENKYPVRIKSFFSLSREEYLNLLKNSNMMIGNSSSGIYEAPCLKKLNINIGDRQKGRERASTTIDCHTDINEFIKIMEKYKNNEYLPLLKNIKNPYFGDDIAEKILSIIKDELSKGKIDLKKKFIDTFII from the coding sequence ATGAAAAAAATATGTGTTGCAACAGGAACAAGAGCAGAATATGGTCTTCTGAAAGAGCTTATCAAAAAAATAAATGAAGATGAAGAAGTTGAGCTACAATTGATTGTGACAGGAATGCATCTGTCACCTGAATTTGGACTTACATATAAAGAAATTGAAAAAGATAATTTTTTTATTAATGATAAGATAGAAATTTTAATAAGTTCGGATACAGATGTAGGAATTTCAAAAAGTATAGGATTGGCTTTAATTAGTTTTTCGGAGGCATACAGTAGACTTAAACCTGATATCCTTATTATTTTAGGTGATAGATATGAAATTTTAGCTGCAGCAATAGCAGGATACATAGCTAAAATTCCAATTGCACATCTATGTGGTGGAGATATAACAGAGGGGGCATATGATGATGCTTTTCGTCATAGTATAACTAAGATGGCTTATCTTCATTTTCCTACTACAATGCTAGCTAAGAAGAGAATAGAACAGTTGGGAGAAAATCCTAAAAAAGTATTCTATTGTGGCTATTTAGGTAATGATGAATTAAATAAATTAAAATATAAAGATAAAAGAGAATTAGAAAAAAGAATAAATTTTAGCTTAGAAAACTATATGTTAATAGTTTATCATGCTACAACCTTAGAAAAGGAAAATCCCACTGAATTTTTTGAAAGTGTTATGTTATATTTAATAGAAAATTTTAAAGAATATAATTTTGTAATAATAAAAGGAAATTCAGACACTTATGGAAGAAGTATTAATCAAAAAATAGATATTTTAGAAAATAAATATCCTGTAAGAATAAAAAGTTTTTTTTCTTTATCAAGAGAAGAGTATTTAAATTTATTAAAAAATTCAAATATGATGATAGGAAATTCGTCTAGTGGAATTTATGAAGCCCCATGTTTAAAGAAATTAAATATAAATATAGGGGATAGACAAAAAGGAAGAGAAAGAGCGAGTACAACAATAGATTGCCATACTGATATAAATGAATTTATTAAGATTATGGAGAAATATAAAAATAATGAATATCTTCCATTATTGAAAAATATAAAAAATCCATATTTTGGAGATGATATAGCAGAAAAAATTTTATCAATAATAAAAGATGAATTGAGTAAAGGAAAAATTGATTTAAAGAAAAAATTTATTGACACTTTTATTATATAA
- the neuB gene encoding N-acetylneuraminate synthase, which translates to MKKVFIIAEAGVNHNGKIELAYKLVDAAKEAGVDAVKFQVFKSEKVISKSTKMADYQKENLKENISQLDMVKKLELSYEDFIKINEYCKEKGIMFMATPFDNDSLDFLVDNLKVDILKIGSGDLNNYPFLEKVALKNKEIILSTGMSNLSDIEGALEFISQYTDKEVKVLHCTTNYPCSMDEVNLKAMNTIKDAFQVAVGYSDHTLGIEVPIAAVALGAEIIEKHFTLDKSMEGPDHVASLEPKELKEMTRTIRNIEKALGNGIKKPNKSELKIQSIVKRKIVLAKDIEANHILTESDLEYKRCESGIESKYYKSILGKKVKRKIESDSPLMWEDIV; encoded by the coding sequence ATGAAAAAAGTTTTTATTATTGCAGAAGCAGGAGTAAACCATAATGGTAAAATAGAGCTAGCATATAAATTAGTAGATGCTGCTAAAGAGGCAGGAGTGGATGCAGTAAAGTTTCAAGTTTTTAAGTCAGAAAAAGTAATATCAAAATCTACCAAAATGGCTGATTATCAAAAAGAAAATTTAAAGGAAAATATAAGTCAATTAGATATGGTTAAGAAATTAGAGCTTAGTTATGAAGATTTTATAAAAATAAATGAATACTGTAAAGAAAAAGGAATAATGTTTATGGCTACACCTTTTGATAATGACAGTTTAGATTTCTTAGTGGATAATTTGAAAGTAGATATTTTGAAAATAGGATCAGGAGATTTAAATAATTATCCTTTTTTAGAAAAAGTAGCTTTAAAAAATAAAGAAATTATTTTATCTACAGGAATGTCAAATCTTTCAGATATAGAAGGAGCTTTAGAATTTATTTCCCAATATACTGATAAAGAAGTTAAAGTATTACATTGTACAACAAATTATCCTTGTTCAATGGATGAGGTAAATTTAAAAGCTATGAATACTATAAAAGATGCTTTTCAAGTAGCAGTTGGATATTCTGACCATACTTTAGGAATAGAAGTGCCAATTGCAGCTGTTGCTTTAGGAGCAGAAATTATAGAAAAACATTTTACTTTAGATAAAAGTATGGAAGGACCAGATCATGTTGCTAGTTTAGAACCAAAAGAGCTAAAAGAAATGACTAGAACAATTCGTAATATAGAAAAAGCTTTAGGAAATGGAATAAAAAAGCCAAATAAAAGCGAACTTAAAATTCAAAGTATAGTAAAAAGAAAAATAGTTTTAGCGAAGGATATTGAGGCAAATCATATTTTAACAGAAAGTGATTTAGAATATAAAAGATGTGAAAGTGGTATAGAGTCAAAATATTACAAAAGCATATTAGGGAAAAAAGTAAAAAGAAAAATAGAATCAGATTCTCCTTTAATGTGGGAAGATATAGTGTAA
- a CDS encoding acetyltransferase has translation MEKKIIIIGAGAFSREVLWLIEEINSIKKEWEILGFLDDSLERKGKIIHGKPVLGKVEDLKNISEDVYSIVTIANGNVREKVVSQFKNRKFATLIHPNVNIDSSNFIGEGTIICSGNIITVDINIGKHVIVNLSCTIGHDAIISDYVTIFPGVNISGGVFIGKNSSIGTGTAILQYLKVGENTTLGSLSNVIRDIPDYCTAVGNPAKIIKKYEK, from the coding sequence ATGGAGAAAAAAATCATAATTATAGGGGCTGGAGCATTTTCTAGAGAAGTACTTTGGTTAATAGAGGAAATAAATAGTATTAAAAAAGAATGGGAAATTTTAGGATTTTTAGATGATAGTTTAGAAAGGAAAGGAAAGATAATTCACGGAAAGCCGGTTTTAGGGAAAGTAGAAGATTTAAAAAATATATCTGAAGATGTATATTCTATTGTTACTATAGCCAATGGAAATGTAAGAGAAAAAGTCGTGAGTCAATTTAAGAATAGAAAGTTTGCTACTTTAATACATCCTAATGTAAATATAGATTCTAGTAATTTTATTGGGGAAGGAACAATAATATGTTCTGGAAACATTATAACTGTAGATATAAATATAGGAAAGCATGTTATAGTTAACTTATCTTGTACAATTGGTCATGATGCAATAATTAGTGACTATGTTACTATTTTTCCAGGAGTAAATATATCAGGAGGAGTTTTTATTGGGAAAAATTCTAGTATAGGAACAGGAACTGCTATTTTACAATATTTAAAAGTTGGTGAAAATACTACTTTAGGTTCTTTATCAAATGTGATTAGAGATATTCCAGATTATTGTACAGCTGTTGGGAACCCAGCAAAAATTATAAAAAAATATGAAAAGTAA
- a CDS encoding N-acetyl sugar amidotransferase codes for MKYCKKCVIPDTRPGIKFNEEGICYPCLNYEKRKNIDWEDRYHQLEELCNKYRGSNGKGYDCIIAVSGGKDSHFQVYIMKELMKMNPLLVSVEDNFPMTNVGIHNLKNISEEFGCNIISLKPNIKVQKSLMRKTFENYGKPTWYIDRLIYTYPLMMALKFNIPLLVYGENVSYEYGGEDAVESYSARGILENGVASDIPFEYLIDGTNIKEEDLYLCNAPSKEELNILDPIYISYFIEWNSFKNYEFAKSRGFKDLSHEWIRSHHIENFDQIDSRAYLIHPWLKYPKFGHASATDYAARMIRYGMLTREEAIKLVNERDGNLDSKCVDDFCEFLGYTKKEFYDIVDKLYNRDLFFKNKLGVWELKDKLK; via the coding sequence ATGAAATATTGTAAAAAATGTGTAATACCTGATACAAGACCAGGAATAAAATTTAATGAAGAAGGTATTTGTTATCCATGTTTAAATTATGAAAAAAGAAAAAATATAGATTGGGAAGATAGGTATCATCAATTAGAGGAGCTATGTAATAAATATAGAGGAAGTAATGGGAAAGGTTATGATTGTATAATAGCAGTTAGCGGGGGTAAAGATAGTCATTTTCAAGTTTATATAATGAAAGAATTAATGAAAATGAACCCTTTATTAGTTTCAGTAGAAGATAATTTTCCTATGACAAATGTAGGTATTCATAACTTAAAAAATATTTCTGAGGAATTTGGTTGTAATATAATAAGTTTAAAACCTAATATTAAAGTACAAAAGTCATTAATGAGAAAAACTTTTGAAAATTATGGAAAACCAACATGGTACATAGATAGACTAATTTATACTTATCCATTGATGATGGCCTTAAAATTCAACATTCCATTACTGGTTTATGGAGAAAATGTAAGTTACGAATATGGGGGAGAAGATGCAGTTGAAAGTTATTCAGCAAGAGGAATACTTGAAAATGGAGTAGCTAGTGATATCCCATTTGAGTATTTAATTGATGGTACAAATATAAAAGAAGAAGACTTATATTTATGTAATGCACCTTCAAAAGAAGAATTAAATATTTTAGATCCAATATATATCAGTTATTTTATAGAATGGAATAGCTTTAAAAATTATGAATTTGCTAAAAGCAGAGGGTTTAAAGATCTTTCACATGAATGGATAAGAAGTCATCATATAGAAAATTTTGATCAAATAGATAGCAGGGCATATTTAATTCATCCGTGGCTAAAATACCCTAAATTTGGACATGCTTCAGCAACTGATTATGCAGCTAGGATGATAAGATATGGAATGCTTACTAGAGAAGAAGCAATAAAACTTGTAAATGAAAGAGATGGAAATCTAGATTCAAAATGTGTTGATGATTTTTGTGAATTTTTGGGATACACAAAAAAAGAATTTTATGACATAGTTGATAAATTATACAATAGAGATTTATTTTTTAAAAATAAATTAGGAGTATGGGAATTAAAAGATAAGTTAAAATAG
- a CDS encoding LegC family aminotransferase — translation MSTEEIRDKIQKKIDNKKTVLYILPNIEDLDRNKSFISQLRNINIPLSVPNLNKKEILRNLEECLESGWVSTGGKFIPEFEKKVSKYLKIENTAGVQSGTAGLHMSLQVLGVKKDEEVIVPTLTFIAAVNPVTYLGANPVFIDCDDSLCIDPLKLEKFCSEECDFLDGILRNKKTKRKIKILVVVHVFGNMADMEKIMDIAKKYNLKVLEDATEAFGTYYIEGKYKGKFAGTIGDLGVLSFNANKIITTGGGGMVVGGNYELVEKARFLSSQAKKDPLYFIHDEIGYNYRMLNLQAALGTSQIDELESFIETKMKNYYLYKEELSKIDGLELMSFRKGIRPNYWFYSLVVNKEKYGLTKDELLKKLVSENIQTRPIWGLIHQQKPYKNYEAYRIEKALWYYDRVLNIPCSSNLTEKEVQIVIEKLSID, via the coding sequence ATGTCGACTGAAGAAATAAGAGATAAGATTCAAAAAAAAATAGATAATAAAAAAACAGTATTATATATTTTACCTAATATAGAAGACTTAGACAGAAATAAATCATTTATATCTCAATTAAGAAATATAAATATTCCTCTATCAGTTCCTAATTTAAATAAAAAGGAAATATTAAGAAACCTAGAAGAATGTTTGGAAAGTGGATGGGTTTCTACGGGAGGTAAGTTTATACCAGAATTTGAAAAAAAAGTATCAAAATATTTAAAAATAGAAAATACAGCTGGTGTTCAAAGTGGGACAGCAGGTTTGCATATGTCACTTCAAGTTCTTGGAGTTAAAAAAGATGAAGAGGTAATTGTTCCAACCTTAACTTTTATTGCAGCTGTTAATCCGGTTACTTATCTTGGAGCTAATCCAGTATTTATAGATTGTGATGATAGTCTATGTATAGATCCTCTTAAATTGGAAAAATTTTGTTCAGAAGAATGTGATTTTTTAGATGGAATATTAAGAAACAAAAAAACAAAAAGAAAAATTAAAATATTAGTAGTTGTTCATGTTTTTGGAAATATGGCTGATATGGAAAAAATAATGGATATAGCTAAGAAATATAATTTGAAAGTTTTAGAAGATGCAACAGAAGCATTTGGGACTTATTATATAGAAGGAAAATATAAAGGAAAATTTGCTGGAACAATAGGAGATTTAGGAGTTTTATCGTTCAATGCTAATAAAATTATTACAACTGGAGGAGGAGGAATGGTTGTAGGAGGTAATTACGAACTAGTAGAAAAAGCTCGTTTTTTATCTTCACAAGCAAAAAAAGATCCATTATATTTTATACATGATGAAATAGGTTATAACTATCGCATGCTAAATTTACAGGCAGCTTTAGGTACAAGTCAAATAGATGAACTAGAGAGTTTTATTGAAACAAAAATGAAAAATTATTATTTATATAAGGAAGAACTTAGTAAAATAGATGGACTGGAACTTATGAGTTTTAGAAAGGGAATAAGACCTAATTATTGGTTTTATTCTTTAGTAGTGAACAAAGAAAAATACGGATTGACTAAAGATGAGTTATTAAAAAAATTAGTTTCAGAAAATATTCAAACAAGACCAATTTGGGGATTAATTCATCAACAAAAACCATATAAAAATTATGAAGCATATAGAATAGAAAAAGCGTTATGGTACTATGATAGAGTTTTAAATATTCCTTGTAGTTCTAACCTAACTGAAAAAGAAGTGCAAATTGTTATAGAAAAATTATCAATAGATTAG
- a CDS encoding ATP-grasp domain-containing protein — protein sequence MKERNYIGIIAGISGEVIVKELHKLGYKTFVISGRKEDSGMDISDGSFVMDLKEKELIYNELIKNKIDRIILGTGHILAFQLIDFLSKKGIKVSVNPKSSLIAKDKAAYKEELIKNGILTPKYIEIDLDEKYNIQEILDKVGYPCVIKSTIDTTYPKKANTKKELEKHIENIRKTNSPIVIEQFIEGIDTTVPVCSNPKETKAILVSYYSKADACKLEGFGDDLIKGALSKEVEEKLLRFSEEVIRKTNILGMARLDIIVDKDEKFYVLECNSVMVTGVHPNQIEYGREFLERENINFAEFTVKNALEMFND from the coding sequence ATGAAAGAAAGAAACTATATTGGTATTATAGCAGGAATTAGTGGAGAAGTAATTGTAAAAGAACTACATAAATTAGGTTATAAAACTTTTGTAATAAGTGGTAGAAAAGAAGATTCAGGAATGGATATTTCAGATGGAAGTTTTGTAATGGATTTAAAAGAGAAAGAACTTATCTATAATGAATTAATAAAAAATAAAATAGATAGGATTATTCTTGGTACAGGTCATATATTAGCATTTCAATTAATTGATTTTTTATCAAAAAAGGGAATAAAAGTATCAGTTAATCCCAAAAGTAGTCTTATAGCAAAAGATAAGGCCGCTTATAAGGAAGAATTAATAAAAAATGGAATTTTAACTCCTAAATATATAGAAATTGATTTAGATGAAAAGTATAATATTCAAGAAATTTTAGATAAAGTAGGCTACCCTTGTGTTATAAAATCAACTATTGATACTACATACCCTAAAAAAGCAAATACAAAAAAAGAATTAGAAAAACATATAGAAAATATTAGAAAAACAAATAGTCCAATAGTAATAGAGCAATTTATAGAAGGGATAGATACAACAGTTCCTGTATGTTCAAATCCTAAAGAAACAAAGGCTATATTAGTTAGCTATTATAGTAAAGCAGATGCTTGTAAATTGGAAGGTTTTGGAGATGATTTAATTAAAGGGGCACTAAGCAAAGAGGTGGAAGAAAAATTATTAAGATTCTCTGAAGAGGTTATAAGAAAAACAAATATTTTAGGAATGGCAAGACTTGATATAATAGTAGATAAAGATGAAAAATTTTATGTCCTAGAATGTAATTCAGTTATGGTTACAGGAGTACATCCAAACCAAATAGAGTATGGAAGAGAATTTTTAGAAAGAGAAAATATTAATTTTGCAGAGTTTACAGTAAAAAATGCTTTAGAAATGTTTAATGATTAA
- a CDS encoding sugar transferase — translation MLYRKFGKRIIDIIFSMICIVLFSPLFLIISLLIKIDSKGPVIFKHKRLGKNCEPIYVLKFRTMIDNAVSMGPQYTKSNDTRITKIGKFLRKTSLDELAQLFNILRGEMSIIGPRPDAYTDDPTNIQKNRTKVLPGITGLAQVNGRSDLDTFTRGNFDIEYVKNYNFLYDLKIFFKTILIVILRKGTN, via the coding sequence ATGTTATATAGAAAATTTGGAAAAAGAATAATAGATATAATATTTTCTATGATTTGTATTGTTTTATTTTCTCCATTATTTTTAATTATATCTTTACTAATTAAAATTGACTCAAAAGGACCAGTTATATTTAAACATAAGAGATTAGGAAAAAATTGTGAACCAATATATGTATTAAAATTTAGGACAATGATTGATAATGCGGTATCAATGGGGCCACAATACACGAAAAGTAATGATACAAGAATTACAAAAATAGGAAAATTTCTTAGAAAAACAAGTTTAGATGAGTTAGCTCAACTTTTTAATATACTTAGAGGTGAGATGTCTATAATTGGTCCAAGACCAGATGCTTACACAGATGATCCTACCAATATTCAGAAAAATAGAACAAAAGTATTACCTGGAATTACAGGACTTGCACAGGTAAATGGTAGAAGCGACTTAGATACTTTTACTAGAGGAAATTTTGATATAGAATATGTTAAAAATTATAATTTTTTATATGATTTAAAAATTTTTTTTAAAACAATTTTAATTGTAATTCTTAGAAAAGGAACAAACTAA
- a CDS encoding aldolase/citrate lyase family protein: MKLLYISNNTEEVKKIDKIGIDFIFVDLEINGKKERQGHLDTFISNHSIDDVKKIKKVLKNSKLLVRINPIGSSSKEEIDEVIEYGADMIMLPMFKTKEEVETFIYLVNNRAKVCLLLETSEAFFRIDEILSVEGINYIHIGLNDLHLSLGLDFMFECLAGDLMEWLVKKITKKGIYFGIGGIARIGEGELPAEIILKEHVRLGSKMVILSRTFRDGSKKIEKEIVKIREEYKKDLLLTREELEKNKKKIDKKVSEIAFKRRHK; this comes from the coding sequence ATGAAATTATTATATATTTCAAATAATACAGAAGAAGTCAAAAAAATAGATAAAATAGGGATTGATTTTATTTTTGTTGACTTAGAGATAAATGGAAAAAAAGAAAGACAGGGGCATTTGGATACTTTTATATCAAATCATAGTATAGATGATGTAAAAAAAATAAAGAAGGTTTTAAAAAATTCTAAACTATTAGTTAGGATAAATCCTATAGGAAGTAGTAGTAAAGAAGAAATTGATGAAGTGATAGAATATGGAGCGGATATGATTATGCTTCCTATGTTTAAAACAAAAGAAGAAGTAGAAACATTTATTTATTTAGTTAATAATAGAGCGAAAGTATGCTTATTGCTAGAGACTTCAGAGGCTTTTTTTAGAATTGATGAGATATTATCAGTAGAAGGAATTAACTATATTCATATAGGCTTAAATGATTTACATTTAAGTCTTGGTTTAGATTTTATGTTTGAATGTCTTGCTGGAGATTTAATGGAATGGCTAGTAAAAAAAATAACAAAAAAAGGGATATATTTTGGAATAGGTGGAATAGCAAGAATAGGTGAAGGAGAATTACCAGCAGAAATTATTTTAAAAGAGCATGTAAGATTGGGTTCTAAAATGGTTATTTTATCAAGAACTTTTAGAGATGGCTCAAAAAAAATTGAAAAAGAAATAGTGAAAATAAGAGAAGAATATAAAAAAGATCTACTTTTAACAAGAGAAGAATTAGAAAAAAATAAAAAGAAAATAGATAAAAAAGTGAGTGAGATTGCTTTTAAAAGGAGACATAAATAA